Within Chitinispirillum alkaliphilum, the genomic segment GAATGCTGCAGAACTGATAGAGAACGGCATAGAAGAGACACTGTCATATATGCACTTTCCAAGAGAGCATTGGTTAAGGATTAGAACAAACAACCCACTGGAAAGAATCATGAGGGAGATCAGAAGGCGCAGCAGAGTGGTTGGAAGTTTCCCGGACGGACAATCAGCCCTTATGCTTGCTGCTGCCCGTTTACGACACATTGCCGGATCTAAATGGAGCATGAAACGATATCTGAACATGGAGCTTTTAAAGGACATGATAATAGAAAAAGAAGTAGCTTAAATTAAAAGGGGAAACCACAAAACCAAAACCGGAGAAAACTTAACAGAAAATAATGTGCGAAAAATTCTTGACACTACCTGAGCTCTTTTATGGTGAAGTCTGTCGCGAAGTTAGAGGGCAGCACCTTATCGCCTATATTTTACAACTACTCTTCTACTGTATTAAAAGGAATTCCCCTTTAGAATTTATTGTGTATTTTTCTTTTTAATTAAAGTAGTACCAGTTGTAGAACTTGGCCGATCTGGTGTAAATAGTTCTGAAACGACTATTTCATAGCTTGATGATATTTTGTAAGTTTTGCGTACATAACCTTTTCTTCACCTCCTACTCGAAGCTTATTAAGCCAAACATATATTTAGTGCTCTTCATCTACTTTATAGAATTCACCTTCATCACTTATTCGGTAAAACCTTGTAAACCTTTTGGTGTGCCCGTCCTCTCTTTCTTCTGTATCAATACGGATTGTATAATCGCAATATATCTCGAAATACTTTTTTCTATAATCTCCTCGATCTCCCAGATCAGACCAATATTTGGTTACATTTAATGAGTTCCTGCTAATAACACCAGATCTAACAATATGTATATCGAAGGGTTCTATATCTCCACCGGAAAAAGTTGTTATGATTACTTTATAATTTTTATAATCGGGAAGACGAACAAATGGTTCGACATTGGTATATTTATTTCCGTCACGGGCAATTATATATAATGGATAGTCTTCCGGGCTTATGAAGTTTGCCGTGTCAAGACTTTTGGTTGTAAAAATAATATCATGCACTTCTTTGGTTTGCCTACAATCAGTAAAACAAGGTATATACAGAACAAGCAAAATGCAAAAAGCTTTAAATGTTTCACCTTTGTATTTCATAGTAGTACCTCAAGGTTGGAATTAACTAATTGGGGTATTCAGAATAATTTGTGGGTAAAAATTTGACAAAAAATAAGTGAGCATGTGTACTTTTCTGTATTTTAAGTTTTGCACAACCAAAATATGGAGAAAGGTACCATGCTCTTAAAAACAATACTAAATCGCATTCAGCATTACAAGGGATTTATTTACAAGTCTGTACAAATTGATCAATCCATTGGCAGAGACAGAATCATCATTAATATAGAACCGAGGAAAAACAGCAGAGCCACATGCTCCAAATGCTGCAAGAAATCACCTGGCTATGATCGATTGCCGGAAAGGCTTTTCATGTTTGTCCCGATGTGGAACATACCTGTACTTTTCCGATACCGTCCCCGTCGGGTAAACTGCAATGTTCATGGAGTTGTGGTGGAGCACTTACCATGGGCAAAAGGCAAGAGTTCGTTATGTAATGCTTTCAGAATATTCTTATCACAATGGGCACGGTTGATT encodes:
- a CDS encoding transposase; this encodes MLLKTILNRIQHYKGFIYKSVQIDQSIGRDRIIINIEPRKNSRATCSKCCKKSPGYDRLPERLFMFVPMWNIPVLFRYRPRRVNCNVHGVVVEHLPWAKGKSSLCNAFRIFLSQWARLISWSQVADRFGVSWDSIFESIKYVVDHDLEKRDLSAVQAIGVDEIAIKSGHKYATVVYQIDAGCRRLLWIGKDRKAKRFCAFFTILGKNVLNE
- a CDS encoding transposase, yielding MLKVIHAQEDITSARAKAADVTMKLRNMKLKNAAELIENGIEETLSYMHFPREHWLRIRTNNPLERIMREIRRRSRVVGSFPDGQSALMLAAARLRHIAGSKWSMKRYLNMELLKDMIIEKEVA